In Streptomyces dangxiongensis, one DNA window encodes the following:
- a CDS encoding DUF397 domain-containing protein: MDNWRKSSYSGPGDGNNCVEIASSPTHIAVRDSKTPARATLTFPAAAFVTFLDGLKSHPPRS; encoded by the coding sequence ATGGACAATTGGCGGAAGTCGTCCTACTCGGGCCCCGGCGACGGCAATAACTGCGTCGAGATAGCCAGTTCACCCACCCACATAGCCGTCCGCGACTCCAAGACCCCCGCCCGGGCCACCCTCACCTTCCCCGCCGCCGCCTTCGTCACCTTCCTCGACGGGCTGAAGAGCCACCCACCCCGCTCCTGA